The following DNA comes from Chryseobacterium gallinarum.
GGTGAAGACACTTAATAATTCTTTATTCCCGCGGGGATAAAACTGAACCAGTTCTCTTGGATCAAAGCAGGCATGGGTGACATTACAACGTCCGCCTCCGGAAATTTTCACTTTCTGAAGGACATCTGAGTTCTGCTCTAAAATGGTAATAGTATATTTCTTTTCGTCAAGGTTGGATGCACAGAAAAAGCCTGCAGCCCCACCTCCGATAATTATGATCTGTTTCATGTATATGTAATCCTATGCTGAAGATTATTTTTCCAAAAGTACAATTTTTATAAACCATCTTATTTGAGTATTTTTGAAGATTATAATTTTAATGAACCCAAAAACGATTTCAGTATGATTTTCTACCATAAATTTGAAGTGCGTTGGAGCGACCTTGATGCCAACAAGCACTTAGCAAACTCGTCCTATGTACAATATTGTGCACAGGCCAGAATGGCTTTCATGACTAAAGAAAAAATGGGAGTTACACAGTTAAGCAGATGGGGAATAGGACCTGTTATCCTTCATGAAAGGTATTCTTTTTTCAAAGAAATTTATGCAGATCAGACGGTAATCGTGAGTGTGGAAATTGACGGCTGTTCCGAAGACTCTTCGATTTACCGTTTCGTACACAAGTTCTATACACCGGACGGAGTACATTGTGCCACTTCAGAAGCAACAGGAGTATGGATTGATATGATGCTGAGAAAAATGACAACTCCACCGGATGATGTAGTGGAAGCGATGAATAAATATAAAAGCGCGGAGACAGTGGTGCTGAGCAAAGAAGACTTCAAAAAACTTCCTTTCCACCCTCATAACATTGACCCGGCAGAAATAAATATATAGTATATAAACGATAAATGATTATTTGATTAATGGTACGCAAGTGAAAAATTTTGTATGCATGAAAAATCAGACGTCATTTATCAATGATCACTTATAAACAGAAATTTATGTTTGAAGATAAATCACAGGAGCTGACGCCCATTTCAAAACTAGGAGAATTCGGCCTTATCAAGCATTTGACTGAGCACTTTCCACTATCCAACGAATCTTCGGAGCTTGGAGTAGGAGATGATGCTGCGGTTATTAATCCTGAAAATAAAAGAGTGGTTCTTACCACAGATGTTCTGGCAGAAGGAGTTCACTTTAATTTGGGGTATGTCCCGTTAAAACACTTAGGATATAAGGCAGTGGTGGTAAACCTTAGTGATATTGCCGCCATGAATGCTACGCCTGCTCAGATCCTGGTTTCCTTAGCCGTTTCAAACCGTTTTCCGGTGGAAGCTCTGGAAGAGATTTACGCCGGAATTCAGGCTGCTTGCACAAGATACAAAGTAGACCTTATCGGAGGAGATACTACGAGTTCCAATTCCGGATTGGTGATGAGCATTACAGCTATTGGAATCGAGAATGAGAATAATATTGTAAAAAGAAGCGGAGCAAAACCGAATGATCTTCTTGTCGTAACAGGAGATTTAGGTGGCGCTTACATGGGATTACAGATTTTGGAAAGAGAGCATGCCGTATTCTTAGCCGACCCAAATATGCAGCCGGAAATGGAAGGCTATGACTATATCCTGGAAAGACAATTAAAACCTGAAGCAAGAACAGATGTTAAAAAGATTTTAGAAGAACTGGATATCAAGCCGACTTCTATGATTGATATTTCGGACGGACTGGCTTCCGAAATTCTTCATCTCTCTGATCAGTCTAAAGTAGGATTCAGACTGTATGAAGAGAAAGTTCCGATGGATAGCCTTACGATTTCTACTGCGGATGAAATGAATTTAAATCCGGTAATGGCTGCTTTAAGCGGAGGAGAAGATTATGAGCTGCTGTTTACGATCGCTCCTGGTGACTTTGATAAAATTAAAAATCATCCGGATTTTACCATTATCGGACATGCGGTAGAAAAAGAAGATGGGAATTTCATGGTTGCCAGAGGTTCCAATCAGCTTGTCGCTCTTACGGCTCAGGGGTGGGATGCTTTTCTGGGAAACCAGCAAAACGGATAAAAATTATATTTAATTTTTGAATATTGTAGAAAACCGCAGCACTTTTTTTGCTGTGGTTTTTGTTTATTGCTAACTCTCTTAAAAATGCATTGATGATAGTACCAGAAAAAGAAATCCCGGTTCACCACCTTACTTCTGAAGAATTTCAGATGAGCACCTTAGTGGCAGCAGGCCCGGAGAATTTTCACGACGTTCACCGGCACAATTTTTTTGAGATTATCTGGTTCCGGAAAGTGCATGAAAGAAGCTGTCTTGAGCTGGATTTTGAAAGCCATAAGCTTCAGGACAATCAAATCTGCATCATTGCACCGGGGCAGGCATTCAATATGAAAATAGAAGGTGAAGACGGATATGCCATGGCTATAAGCAGGGAGATTTTTACAGAAGTTTGTGATATAGACCGGGTGCTCACAGGAGGAGTGTTGCCCTTTTTTTTACATCCTGAAAATATAAAAACCTGCAGTACGATCCTGTCATTGATTGAGCAGGAATATAAAGCCACGTCAAGGACTGAGCTTTTAAAGGCATATCTGAAAGCGTTCTGCATTATTATCGGAGAACAAATTAACTCTCAGGAGCCTTTACTGAATGACCGTCAACGTATTCAGGAGCTGGTGGGGCTGATTGAAAAACACTATATAGTGCACAAGGAAACAAATTTCTATGCTGAAAAATTAAAGCTAAGTACTCATCATCTTAACGATATTGTGCGTCTTTTGAGAGGGACATCGGTAAAAAAGATGATTAACCATCGGCTTATCCTGGAGGCTAAAAGGGAACTCAGCTTTGGTGCCCTTACTGTAAAAGAGATTGCTTTCAAACTTGGTTTTAACGATGCTTCATATTTTTCAAGATTTTTCAAAAAACATACCGGGCAAACCCCCGACTCTTTTAAGAATAATGAAAAAAGGTGATCTTCAATATTTACAATCAGGATGGGTTTAAATTAACGTATTTTATTTGTTTTTGTATTTAAATCCTCAATTTGTCCTATACTTCCTTCAGTTCTTTTATTGTAAGCTTTTGCTTTTTTAGTCAATTTTGCCGACTTAAAATCGCCTGTGAAGGCTTACATTATTTATGAAGAAGTTAAATATAGTGGTGTTTATTTTAGCACTGCTGAACACGTTGGAATCATTAAGTATAGATCTTTATCTTCCTGCTTTTCCAAGCATGGCCGAAATTTTTAAAACCGACATCGGGCATATTCAGATATCCATTTCGGTTTTCTTTGCCGGATTCGCTTTCGGGCAATTATTATGGGGACCTTTATCGGACAAAAAAGGGCGTAAACCTATGCTGTATTGTGGACTTATACTCTTTATTATAGGAGCAACGGCAATCTATTTTACATCAGATATTTATGTTTTATGGGCAATGCGTTTTCTGCAGGCCTTTGGAGGAAGCGCCGGGATTGTTATCGGGAGGGCTATCATTATTGACCTTTATGACAAGCAGAAGTCAGTCACTATTTTTTCACAACAGTCCCAGATCAGTGGTATTGCTCCTATTGTAGCACCATTACTGGGGAGTGTATTCCTTAAATTCTGGGGATGGAACAGTTCATTTGCCTTTTTATGTATTATGGGGCTGATCACCTTTTTTATGGTCTACAAATATGTCCCGGAGACCAATACCAGAATCAGCCAGCCTGATGTACACAGGAATGAAATAGGATTAAAAGATCAATTGAAGATGATCCTCTCAAACCGGGATTTTATCAACAGTACAATGGTGGGAAGTATTGCTTTTGCCTCCCTGATCATCTATATTTCTAATGCTCCCTTCCTATTTATGGAACTTCATGGGTTCTCAAGTGGAGTTTTCAGTTTTATATTTGCTTTTAATTCGTTAGCATTGATAACGGCAGCTTATATTACTCCAAAACTGATTAAGAGGATTAGTAATTCAAACCTTTTATTTATCGCAACAATCGCTCTTTTGGTAGTTTGTGCCCTGCATATTCTGATTGCTGCTGAACATCTTTCTGTAGCCTTGGAAATAGCGGTATTGTATTTGTCATTACTGGCAATTGGTATTCTATTTCCTATCACCTCCGCTCATGCTTTATCTCCTTTTAAAGAAGGGCGTGGCACTGCAGCGGCATTATTGGGATTTACACAGTTAATTGTTACCTTTTTGATGTCCGGACTGTTAGGCTTATTGGAAGCTAATTCAATCATTCCGATGGTCTTGACACGTACGGGAATGGCTGTGATTGCAGTTTGGTTTGGATATCAGATTTTTAAAAGTCAAAAAGTGGCTACCGGGTCGAAAGTCGTTTTGAAGGATTTTTAATCCTGCTAATTATTCCTGTTGTCATATCATCCGGGCACTTAATCAAGTATTTTTTGCAGAAAACAGGTAAAGGTTTCTCTTTGCATCAAATTTAAAATTATGAAGAGAAGCCTTATGACAGCTTTGTGCTGTCTGTTGCCATTAGGATATTGGGTCAATGCACAATCCGGAATATCTGCTGAGCTGAAAACGGAATATATCCCGGGTTCCAACTACATCCGTCCTGAAGACAGTGTAAAAACAAACTCTAAAAGCGATTTTAAAAGAGTAGATCTTAACCTGAGTATTCCTTTATCGGTAAAGAAAGATAGTAACGGGAAAGTAAAAGCATGGTCAATGCTGCTTAGCGGTTCCTATGCAAGAATGACGCACAGAAATTATGAAACCCGGCTGTTTCCCAATGAAATGCTGAATGCCCAGGTCGGCATACAGCATGTCCGGCCTTTAGGTAAAAAGTGGAGCATGATGATGACAGCCTCTGTAGGGGTATATACCGATATGGAAAAGATCAATTTTGACGATGTACTGGGGCAGGGAGGAATTTTGTTTATCAGGCATTTCAGTCCTAATCTTGCATTGGGAGGAGGCCCGGTCCTCACTACAGCATTTGGGGTTCCCATGATTTTGCCCTGGATTTATTTCGATTGGAAAACAAACGGAAAAATTAAATTTAACATCAATTTTCCTGAAGGAATGGAAGCCGGATATCAATTCACGGATAAGTTTGCCTTAAAGGCTGTTGTAAACCTCAACGGGATGTCGGTAGAAAGAAATAAAGACGGTAAATCTATGTTATTAGGATATCAACAGATTATAGCTGGTTTAAGGCCAGAAATACAACTTAGTGATCGGTTAAGCCTCCGGCTTACGGGAGGAACTACTTTAATACGGAGCTTTAGTGAGAACGACCGGAAAATCAAGAGTATTTTCAGGGATAAGAAAATGGACGACCCTCGTTTTTCCACTACATTTTATGCAGCTGTAGCACTGCGTTGGAATTTATAAGGCTGAAAACTGGAAGAAGGGAGCCGCGAAGTTTCTTCCAGTTATAATTATTGAACGCTGGCAAAACGATTATTTTTACTCAAAGAAGATAAATAGTATTGTTTAAAAACTCCATAACTTCCCTCTTCCCGCCTCCCTTCTTACTTACTGATCAGCTTCTTATACACCACTTGATTGAGCAGTTCCTCTTTCCGGGTTCGGGAAATAGGAAGCTCTGTTTTGTTGATAAATAATCGGCCTCCTGAAATCATATCAATATGGGTGATGTTGATTAAAAATGACTTGTGAATTCTGAAGAAATGTTCGGAAGGTAAGGATTCTTCAATCGCTTTCATAGTCTGATGGATGATCAGGGATTTATCTTTAAAATGAAGTTTCGTATAATTCTGCATGCTTTCTATGTATAAAATGTCCACCCAGGAAACCTTGACAAAGGTATCGGATTGTCTTACATACAGAAAAGGATCATCCAAAGGCGTATTTTTCCTCAGCTTTTCATTGATAATAAACTGTTGCTGGGCTTTATTTACTGCCTGATAAAAACGATTGAAAGCAATAGGCTTTAAAAGATAATCTGCAACCTGAAGGCGAAAGCCTTCCAATGCATATTCAGAATAAGCAGTTGTCAGAATACAAAGGGGAGGGTTTTCAAGTTGTTCTAAAAATTCCAGACCGCTCAGATAAGGCATATTGATGTCCAGAAAAAGAAGGTCTATTTCGTTTTCTTTTACTTTGGCGTCTGCTTCCAACGCAGTGGCACAAGTCCCCTCTACAGATAAGAATTCTACCTGATCAGCAAGTTCTTTCAGGTGAAATCTAGCCAGGGGTTCATCATCGATGATCAGACATTTCATTTTGGGGATATTACTGCTCATTTTCTTCAGACAGTTTTAAGAGTAAAGTTACTTTATATACCAGATTATCAGATTCAATTTTAAGGTCATAAGAATCAGGATATTGTAATTTCAGACGTTTTTTTACATTTTGAAGACCAATTCCTCCGATGCCGTCTTTCTTTTTGTGAACAGCGATTTCCGAGTAAGGATTTTCAACATAAAAGAAGAGATTGTTATTTTCTTCTTTACAAAATATTTTAACATAACCGGTTTGGCCGGGAAGCCTGCAAACATATTTAAAAGCGTTTTCAATAAAAGGGACCAACAATAAGGGAACAATATCGGCTTTTTTATTATGGATTTCCCAGGAGGTCTTTACATGAAGCTCATTCCCCCATCTTAGCTTTTCCACTTCTACCAAATTTTGAAGGTATTCAATTTCTTTATCTAAAGGGACCATAGGCTGGTTACAGTGATAGAGTTGATATCTTAGGATGTCTGAGAATTTCATCAGCAAAAAATCGGCAAGTTGAGTATCTGTTTTCATCAGGATATGAATATGATTCATAATGTTGAAAACCAGATGAGGATTAATCTGATCCTGCAGTAACTTAAGCTGATTTTCCAGGTGAGCCTGCTGAAGAAGGATATGATCTCTTTCTATCCTTCCATGTTCTTTGTAAAATTTAATTCCGCAGGCAGACCCGTTAATCAGAAGTGAGGCAGGTAAAGACATGTAAAATCCTTGCCACAAATAGGGGAGATGATCCCATATATTTTCCGGAAGCTCTTCTTTTGGAGCAGCTTCAAGATAGGTGAAAATAACAGAGAATACCAGACTTAACAGGAAAATGACTATAATTGCCTGAATGAGAAACTGTCTCATTTTTTTTGCCTGTAAAGCTTTGGGCAGCAGTTTATTGGTTAAAAAATGAGTAAAAGTAAAAGAGCAAAACCCAATAATAGAAGCCTGTATCATAGCCAGATATTTTTCTGTAGAGGTTTG
Coding sequences within:
- a CDS encoding helix-turn-helix domain-containing protein, which gives rise to MIVPEKEIPVHHLTSEEFQMSTLVAAGPENFHDVHRHNFFEIIWFRKVHERSCLELDFESHKLQDNQICIIAPGQAFNMKIEGEDGYAMAISREIFTEVCDIDRVLTGGVLPFFLHPENIKTCSTILSLIEQEYKATSRTELLKAYLKAFCIIIGEQINSQEPLLNDRQRIQELVGLIEKHYIVHKETNFYAEKLKLSTHHLNDIVRLLRGTSVKKMINHRLILEAKRELSFGALTVKEIAFKLGFNDASYFSRFFKKHTGQTPDSFKNNEKR
- a CDS encoding DUF6268 family outer membrane beta-barrel protein encodes the protein MKRSLMTALCCLLPLGYWVNAQSGISAELKTEYIPGSNYIRPEDSVKTNSKSDFKRVDLNLSIPLSVKKDSNGKVKAWSMLLSGSYARMTHRNYETRLFPNEMLNAQVGIQHVRPLGKKWSMMMTASVGVYTDMEKINFDDVLGQGGILFIRHFSPNLALGGGPVLTTAFGVPMILPWIYFDWKTNGKIKFNINFPEGMEAGYQFTDKFALKAVVNLNGMSVERNKDGKSMLLGYQQIIAGLRPEIQLSDRLSLRLTGGTTLIRSFSENDRKIKSIFRDKKMDDPRFSTTFYAAVALRWNL
- a CDS encoding sensor histidine kinase, with amino-acid sequence MTKSFVLKEHIFTFLFWFVFTIVLWCNFQTSTEKYLAMIQASIIGFCSFTFTHFLTNKLLPKALQAKKMRQFLIQAIIVIFLLSLVFSVIFTYLEAAPKEELPENIWDHLPYLWQGFYMSLPASLLINGSACGIKFYKEHGRIERDHILLQQAHLENQLKLLQDQINPHLVFNIMNHIHILMKTDTQLADFLLMKFSDILRYQLYHCNQPMVPLDKEIEYLQNLVEVEKLRWGNELHVKTSWEIHNKKADIVPLLLVPFIENAFKYVCRLPGQTGYVKIFCKEENNNLFFYVENPYSEIAVHKKKDGIGGIGLQNVKKRLKLQYPDSYDLKIESDNLVYKVTLLLKLSEENEQ
- the thiL gene encoding thiamine-phosphate kinase produces the protein MFEDKSQELTPISKLGEFGLIKHLTEHFPLSNESSELGVGDDAAVINPENKRVVLTTDVLAEGVHFNLGYVPLKHLGYKAVVVNLSDIAAMNATPAQILVSLAVSNRFPVEALEEIYAGIQAACTRYKVDLIGGDTTSSNSGLVMSITAIGIENENNIVKRSGAKPNDLLVVTGDLGGAYMGLQILEREHAVFLADPNMQPEMEGYDYILERQLKPEARTDVKKILEELDIKPTSMIDISDGLASEILHLSDQSKVGFRLYEEKVPMDSLTISTADEMNLNPVMAALSGGEDYELLFTIAPGDFDKIKNHPDFTIIGHAVEKEDGNFMVARGSNQLVALTAQGWDAFLGNQQNG
- a CDS encoding multidrug effflux MFS transporter, which produces MKKLNIVVFILALLNTLESLSIDLYLPAFPSMAEIFKTDIGHIQISISVFFAGFAFGQLLWGPLSDKKGRKPMLYCGLILFIIGATAIYFTSDIYVLWAMRFLQAFGGSAGIVIGRAIIIDLYDKQKSVTIFSQQSQISGIAPIVAPLLGSVFLKFWGWNSSFAFLCIMGLITFFMVYKYVPETNTRISQPDVHRNEIGLKDQLKMILSNRDFINSTMVGSIAFASLIIYISNAPFLFMELHGFSSGVFSFIFAFNSLALITAAYITPKLIKRISNSNLLFIATIALLVVCALHILIAAEHLSVALEIAVLYLSLLAIGILFPITSAHALSPFKEGRGTAAALLGFTQLIVTFLMSGLLGLLEANSIIPMVLTRTGMAVIAVWFGYQIFKSQKVATGSKVVLKDF
- a CDS encoding acyl-CoA thioesterase is translated as MIFYHKFEVRWSDLDANKHLANSSYVQYCAQARMAFMTKEKMGVTQLSRWGIGPVILHERYSFFKEIYADQTVIVSVEIDGCSEDSSIYRFVHKFYTPDGVHCATSEATGVWIDMMLRKMTTPPDDVVEAMNKYKSAETVVLSKEDFKKLPFHPHNIDPAEINI
- a CDS encoding LytR/AlgR family response regulator transcription factor; this translates as MSSNIPKMKCLIIDDEPLARFHLKELADQVEFLSVEGTCATALEADAKVKENEIDLLFLDINMPYLSGLEFLEQLENPPLCILTTAYSEYALEGFRLQVADYLLKPIAFNRFYQAVNKAQQQFIINEKLRKNTPLDDPFLYVRQSDTFVKVSWVDILYIESMQNYTKLHFKDKSLIIHQTMKAIEESLPSEHFFRIHKSFLINITHIDMISGGRLFINKTELPISRTRKEELLNQVVYKKLISK